The following coding sequences are from one Biomphalaria glabrata chromosome 8, xgBioGlab47.1, whole genome shotgun sequence window:
- the LOC129927680 gene encoding anaphase-promoting complex subunit 13-like: MDSSYQRDGYLMDMIDEKWRSDELPMEDIRVPIAARPEPEQDNGPSAESLQEQEQKWLDLALSSLNGLPPTSTQS; this comes from the exons ATGGATAGCTCATATCAGCGGGATGGCTACCTCATGGATATGATTGATGAAAAGTGGAGATCTGATGAACTACCAATGGAAGATATTCGG GTCCCCATAGCAGCAAGACCTGAGCCAGAGCAAGACAATGGGCCAAGTGCTGAAAGCTTGCAGGAACAAGAGCAGAAATGGCTAGATCTGGCTTTATCTTCACTAAACGGACTTCCTCCTACTTCTACACAAAGCTGA